GATGTTCGACGCCTGCTTCGAGAGCGGCCCCGTTCCGGTGCAGCCGGCCGTCGCCAAGCCGGCCGCCGTCGCCGCTCCCGCCGCGGCCCACGCTCCGGCCGCCGCGGCCGTCGCCGTCGCCGAGCCGGCCCCGCAGGCCGCCGCCGCGCCCGTCGCCGTCGCCGCGCCCGCCCCGCAGGCCGCCGCCGCGCCCGCTCCGCAGGCCGTCGCCGCGCCCGCTCCGAAGCCGCAGCCGGTCGCGCCCGCCCCGAAGCCCGCCGCCCCCGCGCCCAAGCCGGAGCCGGTCGCTTCCGCGCCCAAGCCGGTCGCCGCGGCGCCGAAGCCCGAACCCGTCGCCCCGAAGCCGGCCGCGAAGCCGGTCTCGCCGGCGGCGACGGTCAAGATGCCCGCGCCCGCCGCCGAGGCGCCGAAGCCGGCCGAGGACTTCTCGCCGCGGTTCTCCGGGATGCTGGAGGCCTCCGAAAAGAAGCCGCTCAACCCGATGATCAAGAAGTACGGCATTCCCGCCGGCGCCGGACTGGCGGCCGTGATCATCATCGCGGCTCTCGTCATGGGCGGCGGGAAGAAGTCCGCCCCGGCCGCGCCGGCCGAGTCCGCGCCGGCCGCGCCGACGGCGGCGACTCCCGCCCCG
The bacterium genome window above contains:
- a CDS encoding response regulator — translated: MSSVVLVIDFEPRSAANTKTFLEGKGCEVVVAGTTKELEAFVAKETPALVILEPMLPGLDGFRFIRQLKGNKKDGKAPVVIAASRIFKGQRYKAMAREAGADLVLERPQDDPVLLAAVEKTAGEAPAPAAAAKPMQGGATFPVDIPPSAAPVPANEPELDKLVDQMFDACFESGPVPVQPAVAKPAAVAAPAAAHAPAAAAVAVAEPAPQAAAAPVAVAAPAPQAAAAPAPQAVAAPAPKPQPVAPAPKPAAPAPKPEPVASAPKPVAAAPKPEPVAPKPAAKPVSPAATVKMPAPAAEAPKPAEDFSPRFSGMLEASEKKPLNPMIKKYGIPAGAGLAAVIIIAALVMGGGKKSAPAAPAESAPAAPTAATPAP